The Arachis duranensis cultivar V14167 chromosome 9, aradu.V14167.gnm2.J7QH, whole genome shotgun sequence genomic sequence ATATATAAAATCACATGTTCCTTCTGAATAATATTTCTGGCTTGGTTGGTATTGTATTCACTATTCAGATGGTCAGCCGAATATGGAGCAGATAGTAATGGATCTCCTGAACTGCACATTATGCTAGCCGAATACATATATTCGGAAAGTCCTGAGGCGGTATGTTTCAAAATGGTGCTTCAAGTGCTTGTTCATTGTCACTCCTCTTAAATCTAATGACCATACCTGTGTCTCTAGAGTTTGTTTCAAGCCCCTTTTGCTTTGCCAACATGTGTTTGAATTTTGTCTTGTGCATGATTTTTTGTGGGGGGAAACTCATGTCAGTGGAGATATGTAAAAGTTCTTCTAgtttgaatatttaaaaaaattgacgtAACACAAATAAACATTGATGATTTGGGATGATTTGGTTTACTGTCCGTCATAGAAATTTGGCAgatgttataattaaaaaagaaattaggtATAAGATGAGAGGAAGAAATATAAACTTCACCAATGTACTCTCAGTTTGTTTGAAGGAAGTATTTTTGGAACACAGTTTAGATAATAATGTAAATGCTCATTGCATAGCAGATAAAGCGGTGGATAATGTCTGAAAAGTAAGAAATGGTGGCTCGTTTTTAATTgggttttgaaataaaatataattgacgGTTCTGGGGTTTAGATAGAATTCCTTTTCTGGAAGAGGGAAGCAGCTccatttttattcttctttggAGCTGATAGATCTATGAATTTGCATTCTGCTGTGGAAAGCTTCACTTACACTTGAATGAATATCAATACACTTTTTAAATGCAGGATATAGGTAAAGTAACATATCATTTTACGAGAGGAAATGATCCAAAGAAGTTTGCTTCTACTCTGGTGAACTTTCTGGGCAAGGTACACACTTCCatgccttttttatttttctccttgCTAGGAGCTTCACAAATTCTGTTGAGACATGCAAACTTGCAAGCAATTTTGAACTTATCCTTTctgaaaaaattaaacatttttgCTCTTTGCTTTGCAATTCTAGTCCGTAGatatttttttccccttttctttttatgattatttatttatttattttttctgtgGTTTCCTAATGCATGACAGGTATTTGTGTCAAGGTAATTTGAGAGATGCCAACCTATTAGTTGAAGAGGTAAAGACACAAATCGAATCCACCGAGATTGAGTTCCCAAAGTCAGAGTTAATGCAGTTCATCACTTATCTTTTGCAAACGTAAGCTGCCTGTGATGCTTCATTGATTCATTGAGCAATTTGTGTTCTATGTTTAGAAATAATGAAGCATACTTTCTATTGTAGTGTTTCATTGGTCATGCTACATGCAAACTTTTCTGAATTTTCATAACTTTCTAATTTGGTGTAGGATGGAGAGAGATGCTTTGCCTCTTTTTAATATGTTGAGAGTAAATTATAAGTCAAGTATTGACAGGGAACCTGCATTCCATGAGGTCAGCTAACTCACAATACCAAGCCATTTTTAGTTTTATCATCTTTTGTTGTTGGCTAACTTGCATGATCCTCAAACACATTTAATATGTGTTCTATGAGTATGTGCAACCAGTGattcttacttttttttaatataatgttGATATTGTAAATAAAAGTGAGCGGTTGCGAATGATTTTGGATCACACATCCAATACACTCGAACTCGATACTTATTGATCGTTTTTGTCTTGGCACGATGCTAAAATGCTGCAATTGACATGCAAAAATTGTGATTTAGATGCTAGATGACATTGCAGAGAAGTTTTTTGGAGTACAGAGAAGGAATCCCATGGGGATGTTTGGAGATATATTCAAGGTGAGAGACACTACTCACCGtatattttagtataaatatccTCTGAAATGAATTATAAAGTTCCAtcttaatttcttgttttgcagTTGATGGGGTCTGCTGAATGAGTTACTCATTGTTGAAACACTGCCAGATAGGACAGCAACTTCTATTGAAATTTCTGATAATTATAGCAcctttattttcattcttttttaggATAGAGCAATCTGTCTCAGTAAACAAAAGCTGTGTGATCTCTTGATATAGTTTATTTTTGGTGAATTTATTGTGATTTATAAATGCTAGATTCACAAATTTGCATAGTACTCATTTCAAGAGTTATTTGCTGTAAAAACTTCTACAGTGGAGATTGATTGCTTTTTATTAGTCTTTCATTTCCATGTCACAGCAACAATTTTCTTCTCATAGCAACGTATTATggcattctacatcagattatGTGCTCTGGAAATAAATCAAAGTAGAACAACTCTTTCCAATATTCATCTTGCAATAAACTAAGGCTTTTATTTGGtcactttttcaaaactactgTTATTCACATATTTTGAGAAAGTTTATCTTGATACTAAAACAAAATTGTATCCTtcaatatattatatatctGATGACTAttatgaattttatgaatgacCCATTTCTAAATTCTATCATAATCAGGGATTCTTTTTCACCATAGACAAGCTCAGTTCTTATTGATGGCAAATCAGAATATAGTCTTATTTAAATAGTCAACAACCTCATAGGAAAGCATTTGCTTATGTAAAATGGAAGCACTAATTGAAGCACaatactaaaatttcataaattgTACTACAGCATCATGAGTGGTATTATACTCTTATTACATTATACACAGTATACATAATCAGTTGAAATGCTTTGAGGAAGCTATGATATTAATCATCGATCAAAAAGGCCACTCCATTATCTTTCTTGAAGCTGTGTGTGGTATGATCAATCACCTGTACATAGAATTAAGTCACATGAAAAATCTACCTTGTGCAtgaacaaaaagataaaataaaacaatcaaACTTGGCTTCATTTCCCTCTAAATCTGGTGGCTAATCTCAAGCAGAAGTGAAGTCTCAGTTTTAGTGGAAATCCAAAAACTTACATTTGTATTGCTCAATTCCAGATTGTAGAAGTCCATTGCATCTTCTTTAAATATAGGGCCAGCATGCCATGTCCCGCGATTAAGCTTAAGAAATTTGGAGCCAGAAACCTTGAAGATTTGGACATCATCAATGGCAGGAGGCACGTACGAATGGCCACATCGTGATTGCACAATCTTCTTTCCGGCGTTATCCTTGATGTCATCTGATTCAACAATGGATGGCTTAGCAACTCCAAGATACCAAGCATGGCCACCAATAGAACCAAGGCATTGTGTCACACTTGCATGATGTGTAATATTCGAAAACTTCAGCGGACGATTTTCGATATGCATGATGTAAAACCTGTTATATACCAAGTCATTTCAAGAAGTTGGAGCataggttggagctcaaaatcACCCTAAAATTAAGGAATCTAATCACTATCTCAACTGAACTTAACTAAACTAGTGGACAAACACTATGCATAGCAATGCAGAATCAGAAGTAAGAATTCATGCTTATGTATTCACATATTGCCAATATAACACAAATTGGGAACAGAGATTTGTACAAAACACCTCTCATTGATTAATCAAATACAAGTTAACTAATCTATAGTTGAATAAAACCTCTAATAATACTCATTATCCAAGATTTGCACTTTATATATAGCTAATTAGGCAGACAGAAAAAGATCCAACCAGAATAAACAAGGAGCAAAAGGGTGTATCAAAAGGGAATTAGAATACTTGTGAACTGATAAAAATTGAAGCTTGATTAGAGAGTAAAAAATTGGTGATGGTAAAGGGAACCTGGGAATCCCTTTGGAAAGGTCCAACTGAGCATCATTGGGGCCGAACTCGTCGCCGTCCGGCGAAGCCTCGATGACCTGACCGTAGTCTTTGAAGGTCGACGGAGTTGCTTCGATTGGCTTCCTAATCACTGATTTACTGGTTTACTGGTTCAACCGGTCTAACCGGTGGTTCAACCGGAAAAACCgctttagaataaaataatatataaattataattaaacaccctagaatataattatagtctaatataaatattaaaagatcCAAAGTACATCAGCAACCCTAAGACAACAACACCAGTATATTATTGAACAGCAACAATGAAACAGCGACACATTATCAAAACACTAAAACAGCAACACGAGTACATTAGCAACATCATTCAGCAAGGCAGTGATGACACTAAACTAAACACTAGAAACAGCAAAATCAGTACATTAAAGTACTACTAAACAGATACGgtaagcaataataataataataatagcagAAAGAAATTGCTTAGGttgtaaatactaaatatacAAATCTAAAAGCAATTGTAAAAGCAGCAATGGTAAACCATTAGCAgatcagcaaaaaaaatagTGACTGAATTGAAGCTATATATCaattaaaaaccctagaaaagcaaaagaaacataGAAGTTATTAACAAATGCAACTTCATCCGTGTTTATGAATCTGTAAATGGACTGGAGCAAATTTAAAagtaacaaaatcaaaataggaggATTGGTAGGCAAGTTATTAATCACAAATGCATTGTTAGCAGCAATTGCTTCTTGATTATTACATTACGAAACAGCAACAAGGAATCCCTAATCACACTAAACCTGAAATTTCAACAGCAGCAAGTAATCCCTAGTCACACTATACCTGAAATTTCAACAAACATTACAAAACAGCAACAACTAATCCCTAGTCACACTGAACCTGAAATTTCAACAGCAGCAAGTACAGCAACAAGTGATAATCacattgaacctgaaatttCAATAGCAGCAAGTAATCCTTAATCACACATTCACACTAAACCTGAAATTTCAACGATCATTACGACACAGCAACAAGTAATCCCTAGTCACACTGAACTTAAAATTTCAACAGCAGCAAGTAATCCCTAATCACACTAAACCTGAAATTTCAACAAACATTACCAAACAGCAACAAGTAATCCCTAATccctaaaaaaaatttcaacaattatttgattttcaattttagCAGCAACaagaaaatttcaacaaaaatttcaGGAAGTAAAGAAAGAGCAGCAGCACAAAATCAGCAAAAATGAGcaatttcacaatttcacaTTAAAAATCAGCAAACAGAGGCTCTGGGGAGAGAAGACTGAGACACGAACAAGAACTGAAGAAGTGAAAGCAGTGACACTAACCTTCGACGGAGACACGGACGGCGACCGGGGAGACGACGGCGAGCGACGACACGGCGAGCTGCTCCAAGCCAACAAAACAGAGAAGCCACGGAGGACGGACGGAGGACAGGGGGAAGGAGGA encodes the following:
- the LOC107467795 gene encoding protein GET4, producing the protein MSRHRSRRLELPPAQENIEKLEKVINEGNCYGAQQMYKSISARYVSAEKYSEALDILHSGACLQLTHGQVTCGAELASMYVETLVKGKIPYDEKTLDLVKKIYQAFPRVPLPQHLWDVDDVQQLSEDIGTAKARVEGCSSFLKAAIRWSAEYGADSNGSPELHIMLAEYIYSESPEADIGKVTYHFTRGNDPKKFASTLVNFLGKVHTSMPFLFFSLLGASQILYLCQGNLRDANLLVEEVKTQIESTEIEFPKSELMQFITYLLQTMERDALPLFNMLRVNYKSSIDREPAFHEMLDDIAEKFFGVQRRNPMGMFGDIFKLMGSAE
- the LOC107467793 gene encoding uncharacterized protein LOC107467793 (The sequence of the model RefSeq protein was modified relative to this genomic sequence to represent the inferred CDS: added 26 bases not found in genome assembly) produces the protein MEETKAVTLKPIEATPSTFKDYGQVIEASPDGDEFGPNDAQLDLSKGIPRFYIMHIENRPLKFSNITHHASVTQCLGSIGGHAWYLGVAKPSIVESDDIKDNAGKKIVQSRCGHSYVPPAIDDVQIFKVSGSKFLKLNRGTWHAGPIFKEDAMDFYNLELSNTNVIDHTTHSFKKDNGVAFLIDD
- the LOC107467797 gene encoding uncharacterized protein LOC107467797 isoform X3 yields the protein MRLQFTPNRGSLYSESKLNPQTKTLGSPCNISAAVLRPSVLSASSVAKPSLVAQRPPSPCPPSVLRGFSVLLAWSSSPCRRSPSSPRSPSVSPSKVQCDYHLLLYLLLLKFQ
- the LOC107467797 gene encoding uncharacterized protein LOC107467797 isoform X4, with the protein product MRLQFTPNRGSLYSESKLNPQTKTLGSPCNISAAVLRPSVLSASSVAKPSLVAQRPPSPCPPSVLRGFSVLLAWSSSPCRRSPSSPRSPSVSPSKRFFRLNHRLDRLNQ
- the LOC107467797 gene encoding uncharacterized protein LOC107467797 isoform X2, coding for MRLQFTPNRGSLYSESKLNPQTKTLGSPCNISAAVLRPSVLSASSVAKPSLVAQRPPSPCPPSVLRGFSVLLAWSSSPCRRSPSSPRSPSVSPSKVQCDYHLLLYLLLLKFQTG
- the LOC107467797 gene encoding uncharacterized protein LOC107467797 isoform X1, which produces MRLQFTPNRGSLYSESKLNPQTKTLGSPCNISAAVLRPSVLSASSVAKPSLVAQRPPSPCPPSVLRGFSVLLAWSSSPCRRSPSSPRSPSVSPSKVQCDYHLLLYLLLLKFQVQCD